One window of Streptococcus troglodytae genomic DNA carries:
- a CDS encoding abortive infection family protein codes for MEYKISPVYRMKLLEKVEKEIWNRYKSYKDVEQYMKLNQIYDGFGQVDFDISYFSEGKNKEKINLIETLRVIAQDIPDKLLKMAIDLGIETPDYIPSIPTFRNELKADYKNASTSFEKAFQNIEEDPAESVGYANSVLESIIKEILKDQRFDIDATKLTNGKLVKAILKEFGLNPNSPQMPDEIKSIGSSLTTVSKAIEDLRSDKTSFHGHDSEKYLIDEPLYAYFIVNACATVGLFLINFYEKKFPKEVELVNNDEWDDLPF; via the coding sequence ATGGAATACAAAATTTCCCCAGTTTACAGAATGAAATTATTAGAAAAAGTAGAAAAAGAAATTTGGAATCGGTATAAAAGTTATAAAGATGTTGAGCAGTATATGAAACTTAATCAGATATACGATGGGTTTGGGCAAGTTGATTTTGATATTTCTTATTTCAGTGAAGGGAAGAATAAGGAGAAAATTAACCTAATTGAAACATTAAGGGTGATTGCTCAAGATATACCAGATAAATTATTAAAAATGGCCATTGACTTAGGGATTGAAACACCGGACTACATTCCATCTATTCCTACTTTTCGAAATGAACTGAAAGCAGACTATAAAAATGCTTCGACAAGTTTTGAAAAAGCATTCCAAAATATAGAGGAAGACCCTGCTGAATCGGTAGGATATGCAAACTCGGTTCTTGAGAGCATTATCAAGGAAATTTTAAAAGATCAGAGATTTGATATTGATGCGACAAAATTAACAAATGGTAAATTAGTAAAAGCAATTTTAAAGGAATTTGGATTAAATCCTAATAGTCCTCAAATGCCTGATGAAATAAAGAGTATTGGAAGTTCTCTTACGACTGTTTCAAAAGCTATTGAGGATTTGCGGAGTGATAAGACATCATTTCATGGTCATGATTCGGAGAAGTATCTTATTGATGAACCTTTATATGCTTATTTTATTGTCAATGCCTGTGCAACTGTTGGGTTATTTTTGATAAATTTTTACGAAAAGAAATTTCCAAAGGAAGTAGAGCTTGTTAACAATGATGAATGGGATGATTTGCCGTTTTAA
- a CDS encoding DUF262 domain-containing protein — protein MTFTTETRTISDIFQRSVEYSIPRYQRNYVWKEINWKELLVDIRFTMDNGSDISWSHFLGTIVLNKIDSEKGIDRYEIIDGQQRLTTIYILIIAIYNRLNLINDEVSKNRGKYIFDSFISSLNNESTRIPVIKNEDFDKDIKEIIDSARPKNNIRIPKTITIINYIPIS, from the coding sequence ATGACTTTTACAACAGAAACTCGAACAATAAGTGATATTTTCCAAAGATCAGTTGAATACAGTATTCCTAGATATCAAAGAAACTACGTATGGAAGGAAATAAATTGGAAAGAATTACTAGTAGATATCAGATTTACAATGGATAATGGAAGTGATATTTCTTGGTCACATTTTTTAGGAACTATAGTTCTTAACAAAATCGATAGTGAGAAAGGGATTGATAGATATGAAATAATTGATGGTCAACAGAGACTAACTACAATTTATATCTTAATAATAGCAATTTATAATAGATTAAATCTGATTAATGATGAAGTATCCAAAAATAGAGGGAAATATATTTTCGATTCATTTATATCAAGTTTGAATAATGAATCAACGAGGATTCCCGTGATAAAAAATGAGGATTTTGATAAGGATATCAAGGAAATAATCGATTCTGCTCGACCCAAAAATAATATAAGGATTCCCAAAACAATAACTATTATAAATTATATACCTATTTCGTAA